In Porites lutea chromosome 7, jaPorLute2.1, whole genome shotgun sequence, a single window of DNA contains:
- the LOC140943522 gene encoding beta-1 adrenergic receptor-like, giving the protein MTNSSKQISQLDVCSYVYDGMPDWLPAYLTTPVTVSLIFLSLINLLMSACTIFLNVLVMIAVKTSLRLKTNCNMLLASLAGTDLMTGAIGQPLTVAKQIRRLGGSSVDSYSVCLLEGAVTITSVTASIQHLGLLSIERYLAIMHPYKYPEIITKCRLVASAVTVWSVAALMTVLTYIFSLNNVFNSVFRVLLIVASISILIFCQIAVYREARSQMLKIASQQISTEARETFLKEKKALNTTRIVIGVVLLSFVPLFLFRLFMMPLLGSPAMKFVMEYAFRSLALCNSVCNPLIYCARNKEFRKAFKRLLRKQSHLQPN; this is encoded by the coding sequence ATGACAAACTCTTCCAAGCAGATATCGCAATTAGATGTTTGCAGTTACGTCTACGATGGTATGCCTGATTGGCTTCCAGCATATCTAACCACCCCAGTGACTGTATCGCTTATCTTCTTATCTCTCATCAATCTGCTTATGTCTGCTTGTACTATATTTTTAAATGTCCTGGTAATGATCGCCGTCAAGACATCTCTGCGGCTGAAAACCAATTGCAACATGTTGCTAGCCTCTTTAGCTGGAACCGATTTGATGACTGGCGCCATTGGACAGCCGCTGACGGTGGCAAAACAAATACGCCGTCTTGGAGGAAGCTCGGTGGATTCTTATTCCGTGTGCCTCCTGGAGGGAGCCGTCACTATAACGTCTGTAACTGCTTCTATTCAACATCTAGGGTTGCTAAGCATCGAACGCTACCTCGCGATTATGCACCCTTACAAATATCCTGAAATTATCACGAAATGTCGCTTGGTCGCAAGCGCGGTCACTGTTTGGTCAGTTGCTGCTTTGATGACTGTTCTGACTTATATATTCTCGCTTAACAATGTCTTCAACTCTGTTTTTCGCGTCCTCTTAATAGTTGCTAGTATTTCTATCCTGATCTTTTGTCAGATTGCCGTTTATCGAGAAGCTCGTTCTCAGATGCTCAAAATCGCGTCTCAACAAATCTCCACGGAAGCCAGAGAAacatttttaaaggaaaagaaagctttgaacacTACGAGAATTGTTATTGGAGTGGTCTTGCTTTCGTTCGTGCCTTTGTTTCTATTTCGACTTTTTATGATGCCTCTCTTAGGTTCACCCGCTATGAAATTCGTAATGGAATACGCCTTTAGATCACTTGCGCTCTGTAACTCGGTCTGTAATCCTTTAATTTACTGCGCTAGGAACAAGGAGTTTCGAAAGGCTTTTAAAAGACTTCTACGTAAGCAAAGTCATCTTCAAccaaattga